The following coding sequences lie in one Saccopteryx bilineata isolate mSacBil1 chromosome X, mSacBil1_pri_phased_curated, whole genome shotgun sequence genomic window:
- the MED12 gene encoding mediator of RNA polymerase II transcription subunit 12 isoform X3 produces the protein MAAFGILSYEHRPLKRPRLGPPDVYPQDPKQKEDELTALNVKQGFNNQPAVSGDEHGTAKNVNFNPAKISSNFSSIIAEKLRCNTLPDTGRRKPQVNQKDNFWLVTPRSQSAINTWFTDLAGTKPLTQLAKKVPIFNKKEEVFGYLAKYTVPVMRAAWLIKMTCAYYAAINETKAKKRQVVDPFTEWTQIITKYLWEQLQKMAEYYRPGPAGGGGCGSTIGPLPHDVEVAIRQWDYNEKLAMFMFQDGMLDRHEFLTWVLECFEKIRPGEDELLKLLLPLLLRYSGEFVQSAYLSRRLAYFCTRRLALQLDGMSSHSAHVMSAQSTGTLPTTPAPQPPTSNAPSTPFSDLLMCPQHRPLVFGLSCILQTILLCCPSALVWHYSLTDSRIKTGSPLDHLPIAPSNLPMPEGNSAFTQQVRAKLREIEQQIKERGQAVEVRWSFDKCQEATAGFTIGRVLHTLEVLDSHSFERSDFSNSLDSLCNRIFGLGPSKDGHEISSDDDAVVSLLCEWAVSCKRSGRHRAMVVAKLLEKRQAEIEAERCGESEVADEKGSIASGSLSASSAPIFQDVLLQFLDTQAPMLTDPRSESERVEFFNLVLLFCELIRHDVFSHNMYTCTLISRGDLAFGAPGPRPPSPFDDPADDSERKEAEGSSSSKLEDPGLSESIDIDPSSSVLFEDMEKPDFSLFSPTMPCEGKGSPSPEKADVEKEVKPPAKEKIEGTLGVLYEQPRHVQYATHFPIPQEESCSHECNQRLVVLFGVGKQRDDARHAIKKITKDILKVLNRKGTAETDQLAPIVPLNPGDLTFLGGEDGQKRRRSRPEAFPTAEDIFAKFQHLSHYDQHQVTAQVSRNVLEQITSFALGMSYHLPLVQHVQFIFDLMEYSLSISGLIDFAIQLLNELSVVEAELLLKSSDLVGSYTTSLCLCIVAVLRHYHACLILNQDQMAQVFEGLCGVVKHGMNRSDGSSAERCILAYLYDLYTSCSHLKIKFGELFSDFCSKVKNTIYCNVEPSESNMRWAPEFMIDTLENPAAHTFTYMGLGKSLSENPANRYSFVCNALMHVCVGHHDPDRVNDIAILCAELTGYCKSLSAEWLGVLKALCCSSNNGTCGFNDLLCNVDVSDLSFHDSLATFVAILIARQCLLLEDLIRCAAIPSLLNAACSEQDSEPGARLTCRILLHLFKTPQLNPCQSDGTPSPDKPAVGIRSSCDRHLLAASQNRIVDGAVFAVLKAVFVLGDAELKGSGFTVTGGTEELAEEEGGGVSGGRRQGGRSVSVETASLDVYAKYVLRSICQQEWVGERCLKSLCEDSNDLQDPVLSSAQAQRLMQLICYPHRVLDSEDGENPQRQRIKRILQNLDQWTMRQSSLELQLMIKQTPNNEMNSLLENIAKATIEVFQQSAETGSSSGNTASNMASSNKTKPVLSSLERSGVWLVAPLIAKLPTSVQGHVLKAAGEELEKGQHLGSSSRKERDRQKQKSMSLLSQQPFLSLVLTCLKGQDEQREGLLTSLYSQVHQIVNNWRDDQYLDDCKPKQLMHEALKLRLNLVGGMFDTVQRSTQQTTEWAVLLLEIIISGTVDMQSNNELFTTVLDMLSVLINGTLAADMSSISQGSMEENKRAYMNLVKKLQKELGERQSDSLEKVYQLLPLPKPTRDVITCEPQGSLIDTKGNKIAGFDSIFKKEGLQVSTKQKISPWDLFEGLKPSAPLSWGWFGTVRVDRRVARGEEQQRLLLYHTHLRPRPRAYYLEPLPLPPEDEEPPAPTLLEPEKKPPEPPKTDKPGAAPASTEERKKKSTKGKKRSQPAAKTEEYGMGPGRSGPYGVTVPPDLLHHTNPGSITHVSYRQGPIGLYTQNQPLPAGGPRVDPYRPVRLPMQKLPARPPYPAVLPTAMTGVMGLEPSSYKPSMYRQQQPAVPQGQRLRQQLQQSQGMLGQSSVHQMTPSSSYGLQTSQGYTPYVSHVGLQQHAGPTGTVVPPSYSSQPYQSAHPSTNPTLVDPTRHLQQRPSGYVHQQAPSYGHGLTSTQRFSHQTLQQTSMIGSLTPLGAQGVQAAVRSAAILPEQQQQQQQQQQQQQQQQQQQQQQQQQQQQYHIRQQQQQQQQILRQQQQQQQQQPPPPQQAHQQPQQQPPPQPQQQQAAPPQPQPQSQPQFQRQGLQQTQQQQQTAALVRQLQQQLSNTQPQPSTNIFGRY, from the exons ATGGCGGCTTTCGGGATCTTGAGCTACGAACACCGGCCCTTGAAGCGGCCGAGGCTGGGGCCTCCCGATGTGTACCCTCAAGACCCCAAACAGAAGGAG GATGAGCTGACGGCCTTGAATGTGAAACAAGGTTTCAATAACCAGCCGGCTGTCTCTGGGGATGAACATGGCACTGCCAAGAATGTCAACTTCAATCCTGCCAAG ATCAGTTCCAACTTCAGCAGCATTATTGCAGAGAAGTTACGTTGTAACACCCTCCCTGACACTGGTCGCAGGAAGCCCCAAGTGAACCAGAAGGACAACTTCTGGCTGGTGACTCCACGATCCCAGAGTGCCATTAACACCTGGTTCACTGACCTGGCTGGCACTAAGCCACTCACACAACTAGCCAAGAAG GTCCCCATTTTCAATAAGAAGGAAGAAGTGTTTGGGTACTTAGCCAAATACACAGTGCCTGTGATGAGGGCTGCCTGGCTCATTAAGATGACCTGTGCCTACTATGCAGCAATCAATGAGACCAAGGCTAAGAAGAGACAGGTCGTTGACCCCTTCACAG AGTGGACTCAGATCATCACCAAGTACTTATGGGAGCAGCTGCAAAAGATGGCTGAAtactaccggccagggcctgcgggCGGTGGGGGCTGCGGTTCCACTATAGGGCCCTTGCCCCATGATGTAGAGGTGGCAATACGACAGTGGGACTACAATGAGAAGCTGGCCATGTTCATGTTTCAG GACGGAATGCTGGATAGACACGAGTTCCTGACCTGGGTACTTGAGTGTTTTGAGAAAATCCGCCCTGGAGAAGATGAATTGCTTAaactgctgctgcccctgctgctTCGA TACTCTGGGGAATTCGTTCAGTCTGCATACCTCTCCCGCCGCCTTGCCTACTTCTGTACCCGAAGACTGGCCCTGCAGCTGGATGGCATGAGCAGTCACTCAGCTCACGTTATGTCTGCCCAGTCGACAGGCACACTGCCCACCACCCCTGCTCCTCAGCCCCCAACTAGCAACGCACCCTCTACACCCTTTAGTGACCTGCTTATGTGCCCTCAGCACCGGCCCCTGGTTTTTGGCCTCAGCTGTATCCTTCAA ACCATCCTCCTGTGTTGTCCTAGTGCCCTGGTTTGGCACTACTCGCTGACTGATAGCCGAATTAAGACTGGATCACCACTTGACCACCTGCCTATTGCCCCCTCCAACCTGCCCATGCCAGAGGGCAACAGTGCCTTCACTCAACAG GTCCGTGCAAAGTTACGGGAGATCGAGCAGCAGATCAAGGAGCGCGGACAGGCAGTTGAGGTCCGCTGGTCTTTTGATAAGTGTCAGGAAGCTACTGCAG GCTTCACTATTGGACGGGTGCTCCACACTCTGGAAGTGCTGGACAGCCATAGTTTTGAGCGCTCTGACTTCAGCAACTCTCTTGACTCCCTTTGTAACCGAATCTTTGGCTTGGGGCCTAGCAAGGATGGCCATGAG ATCTCCTCAGATGACGATGCCGTGGTCTCTCTGCTGTGTGAATGGGCTGTCAGCTGCAAGCGGTCCGGCCGGCACCGCGCCATGGTGGTGGCCAAGCTCCTGGAGAAGAGGCAGGCGGAGATCGAAGCTGAG CGCTGTGGAGAATCGGAAGTCGCAGACGAGAAAGGTTCCATCGCCTCTGGCTCCCTTTCTGCTTCCAGTGCTCCCATTTTCCAGGACGTCCTCCTTCAGTTTCTGGATACACAGGCTCCCATGCTGA cGGACCCCCGAAGTGAGAGCGAGCGGGTGGAATTCTTTAACTTGGTACTGCTGTTCTGTGAACTGATTCGACATGATGTTTTCTCCCACAACATGTATACTTGCACCCTCATCTCCCGAGGGGACCTTGCCTTTGGAGCCCCTGGGCCACGGCCTCCCTCTCCCTTTGACGACCCTGCTGATGACTCCGAGCGCAAAGAGGCTGAGGGCAGCAGCAGTAGCAAGCTGGAG GATCCAGGGCTCTCGGAGTCTATCGACATCGACCCGAGTTCCAGCGTGCTCTTTGAGGACATGGAGAAGCCTGATTTCTCA TTGTTCTCCCCAACCATGCCCTGTGAGGGGAAGGGCAGCCCTTCCCCCGAGAAAGCAGACGTTGAGAAGGAGGTGAAGCCACCAGCCAAGGAGAAGATAGAAGGAACTCTCGGGGTTCTTTACGAGCAGCCGCGGCATGTGCAATATGCCACCCACTTTCCGATACCGCAG GAGGAGTCCTGCAGCCATGAGTGCAACCAGCGCTTGGTCGTACTGTTTGGGGTGGGAAAGCAGCGAGATGATGCCCGCCATGCCATCAAGAAAATCACCAAGGATATTCTGAAGGTTCTGAACCGCAAGGGGACAGCGGAAACTG ACCAGCTTGCTCCTATTGTGCCTCTGAATCCTGGAGACCTGACATTCTTAG GTGGGGAGGATGGGCAGAAGCGGAGGCGCAGCCGGCCTGAAGCCTTCCCCACAGCCGAAGATATCTTCGCTAAGTTCCAGCACCTTTCACATTATGACCAACACCAGGTCACTGCTCAG GTCTCCCGGAATGTTCTGGAGCAGATCACAAGCTTTGCCCTTGGCATGTCGTACCACCTGCCCCTGGTGCAGCACGTGCAGTTCATCTTTGACCTCATGGAATACTCGCTCAGCATCAGTGGCCTCATCGACTTTGCCATTCAG CTGCTGAATGAGCTGAGTGTCGTCGAGGCCGAGCTGCTTCTCAAATCCTCCGACTTGGTGGGCAGCTACACGACCAGCCTGTGCCTGTGCATCGTGGCTGTCCTGCGGCACTATCATGCCTGCCTCATCCTCAACCAGGACCAGATGGCACAGGTCTTCGAGGG GCTGTGTGGCGTAGTGAAACACGGGATGAACCGGTCAGATGGCTCCTCCGCCGAGCGTTGTATCCTAGCTTATCTCTATGATCTGTACACCTCCTGTAGCCATTTAAAGATCAAATTTGGGGAGCTTTTCAG CGACTTCTGCTCCAAGGTCAAGAACACCATCTATTGCAACGTGGAGCCATCAGAATCCAATATGCGCTGGGCACCTGAATTCATGATCGACACTCTGGAGAACCCTGCCGCTCACACCTTCACCTACATGGGGCTAGGCAAGAGTCTTAGTGAGAACCCTGCTAACCGCTACAGCTTTGTCTGCAATGCCCTTATGCACGTCTGTGTGGGGCACCATGATCCCGATAG GGTTAATGACATCGCAATCCTGTGCGCTGAGCTGACTGGCTATTGCAAGTCACTGAGTGCGGAATGGCTGGGAGTACTGAAGGCCTTGTGCTGCTCCTCTAACAATGGCACTTGTGGTTTCAACGACCTCCTCTGCAATGTGGAT GTCAGTGACCTGTCTTTTCATGACTCCCTGGCCACTTTTGTCGCCATCCTTATCGCTCGGCAGTGTTTGCTTCTTGAGGATCTGATTCGCTGTGCTGCTATCCCGTCACTCCTTAATGCTG CGTGCAGTGAACAGGACTCTGAGCCAGGGGCCCGGCTTACCTGCCGCATCCTCCTCCATCTTTTCAAGACACCTCAGCTCAATCCTTGCCAGTCCGATGGCA CTCCCTCCCCAGACAAGCCTGCTGTAGGAATCCGCTCCTCCTGTGACCGCCACCTGCTGGCTGCCTCTCAGAACCGCATCGTGGATGGAGCTGTGTTTGCTGTTCTCAAGGCTGTGTTTGTACTTG GGGACGCGGAACTGAAGGGCTCAGGCTTCACTGTGACAGGAGGAACggaagaacttgcagaggaggagggaggaggtgtcAGCGGCGGTCGGAGGCAGGGTGGCCGCAGCGTCTCTGTGGAGACAGCCAGTCTGGATGTCTATGCCAAGTACGTGCTGCGCAGCATCTGCCAACAG GAATGGGTAGGAGAGCGTTGCCTCAAGTCGCTGTGTGAGGACAGCAATGACCTACAAGACCCAGTGCTGAGTAGTGCCCAGGCCCAGCGGCTCATGCAGCTCATCTGCTACCCACACCGTGTGCTGGACAGCGAGGACGGGGAGAACCCGCAGCGCCAGCGCATTAAGCGTATTCTCCAG AACCTGGACCAGTGGACCATGCGCCAGTCTTCCCTGGAACTGCAGCTCATGATCAAGCAGACCCCCAACAAT GAGATGAACTCCCTGTTAGAAAACATTGCCAAGGCCACAATCGAGGTTTTCCAACAGTCAGCCGAGACAGGGTCGTCTTCGGGAAACACTGCGAGCAACATGGCCAGCAGCAACAAGACCAAGCCCGTGCTCAG CTCTCTAGAGCGCTCCGGTGTCTGGCTGGTGGCCCCTCTCATTGCTAAACTGCCCACCTCTGTCCAGGGGCACGTGCTAAAGGCtgcaggggaggagctggagaagGGCCAGCACTTGGGTTCTTCTTCCCGCAAAGAACGTGACCGGCAAAAGCAAAAGAG CATGTCCCTCTTGAGCCAGCAGCCCTTCTTATCACTGGTGCTGACATGTCTGAAAGGACAGGATGAGCAGCGCGAGGGCCTCCTCACCTCCCTCTATAGCCAGGTGCACCAG ATTGTGAATAATTGGCGAGATGACCAGTACTTAGATGATTGCAAACCAAAGCAGCTAATGCATGAGGCTCTTAAACTGCGGCTCAATCTG GTGGGCGGCATGTTTGACACGGTGCAGCGCAGCACGCAGCAGACCACGGAGTGGGCGGTGCTCCTCCTCGAGATCATCATTAGCGGCACCGTGGACATGCAGTCCAACAA CGAGCTCTTCACTACTGTGTTGGACATGCTGAGTGTGCTCATCAACGGGACGCTGGCCGCAGACATGTCCAGCATCTCTCAAGGCAGCATGGAGGAGAACAAACGTGCGTACATGAACCTGGTGAAGAAGCTGCAG AAGGAGTTGGGGGAACGCCAGTCAGACAGTCTGGAAAAGGTTTACCAGCTGCTGCCACTGCCCAAGCCGACCCGTGATGTCATCACCTGCGAACCACAGGGCTCCCTTATTGACACCAAGGGCAACAAGATTGCTGGCTTTGACTCCATCTTCAAGAAGGAG GGTCTACAGGTTTCCACCAAACAAAAGATCTCTCCCTGGGATCTTTTTGAGGGCTTGAAGCCGTCAGCGCCCCTGTCTTGGGGCTGGTTTGGAACAGTCCGGGTAGACCGGCGGGTGGCCCGAGGCGAGGAGCAGCAGCGCCTGCTGCTCTACCACACACACCTGAGGCCCCGGCCCCGGGCTTATTATCTGGAGCCCCTGCCACTGCCGCCAGAGGATGAGGAGCCCCCTGCTCCCACCCTGCTGGAGCCTGAGAAAAAGCCTCCAGAGCCCCCCAAAACGGACAAACCTGGGGCCGCACCAGCCAGTACTGAGGAGCGCAAGAAGAAGTCCACCAAGGGCAAGAAACGCAGCCAGCCGGCCGCCAAGACAGAG GAGTACGGAATGGGCCCAGGCCGGAGCGGCCCCTACGGTGTGACGGTGCCTCCAGACCTCCTGCACCACACTAACCCTGGTTCTATAACGCACGTTAGCTACAGGCAGGGCCCCATAGGCCTCTACACCCAGAACCAGCCACTCCCTGCAG GCGGCCCTCGTGTGGACCCATACCGCCCTGTGAGGTTACCCATGCAGAAGCTGCCGGCTCGACCACCCTACCCTGCAGTGCTGCCCACAGCCATGACCGGGGTCATGGGCCTGGAACCCTCTTCCTACAAGCCCTCCATGTACCGCCAGCAGCAGCCTGCTGTGCCCCAAGGCCAGCGCCTCCGCCAACAGCTCCAG cAGAGTCAGGGGATGCTGGGCCAGTCATCTGTCCACCAGATGACTCCCAGCTCTTCGTACGGCTTGCAGACCTCCCAG GGCTATACTCCTTACGTTTCTCACGTGGGATTGCAGCAGCACGCAGGCCCCACAGGTACCGTGGTGCCTCCCAGCTACTCCAGCCAGCCTTATCAGAGCGCCCACCCTTCTACCAATCCTACTCTTGTAGATCCCACTCGTCACCTGCAGCAGCGGCCCAGTGGCTATGTACACCAGCAGGCCCCATCCTACGGACACGGACTGACCTCCACTCAAAG GTTTTCACATCAGACCCTGCAGCAGACATCCATGATAGGCAGCCTGACCCCGCTGGGCGCTCAGGGGGTCCAGGCTGCAGTCCGGTCAGCTGCCATCCTgcctgagcagcagcagcagcagcaacagcagcagcagcagcagcagcaacagcagcagcagcaacagcagcagcaacaacaacaacaacaataccacattcggcagcagcagcagcaacagcagcagatcCTGCGG caacagcagcagcagcagcagcagcagccgccgccACCGCAGCAAGCACACCAGCAGCCGCAGCAGCAGCCGCCACCGCAGCCGCAGCAGCAGCAAGcggcccctccccagccccagccccagtcccagccccag TTCCAGcgccaggggctccagcagacccaGCAACAGCAGCAGACAGCAGCTTTGGTGCGGCAGCTCCAACAGCAGCTCTCCA ATACGCAGCCCCAGCCCAGTACCAACATATTTGGACGCTACTGA